The following proteins are encoded in a genomic region of Myxococcaceae bacterium JPH2:
- a CDS encoding purine-binding chemotaxis protein CheW, which yields MMAAPTSELEQYLTFHMAGEAFAVGILQVREILRYETVTRVPGSPRAVRGAMNVRGSVVPVVDLRMTFEGQESAITPKTCVVLVELPQAEGTGVMGLLADTVDQVIDLRPEDIEPVPTLGVRMDARYLSGLGRLNQQFVLILDIARTLSPEALAAREEPPSPAVSSDLALAPEPAVEATPAEPSGP from the coding sequence ATGATGGCCGCGCCCACCAGCGAGTTGGAGCAGTACCTCACGTTCCACATGGCCGGTGAGGCCTTCGCGGTGGGCATCCTGCAGGTGCGGGAGATCCTCCGCTACGAGACCGTCACCCGCGTGCCGGGCAGCCCGCGCGCGGTGCGGGGCGCCATGAACGTGCGAGGCAGCGTGGTGCCCGTGGTGGACCTGCGGATGACCTTCGAGGGGCAGGAGAGCGCCATCACCCCCAAGACGTGCGTCGTCCTGGTGGAGCTTCCCCAAGCCGAGGGCACCGGGGTGATGGGGCTCCTGGCGGACACGGTGGATCAGGTCATCGACCTGCGCCCCGAGGACATCGAGCCCGTGCCCACGCTGGGCGTTCGCATGGACGCCCGCTACCTGTCGGGCCTGGGGCGGCTGAACCAGCAGTTCGTCCTCATCCTCGACATCGCCCGGACGCTGTCTCCCGAGGCGCTCGCCGCGCGCGAGGAGCCGCCGAGCCCCGCCGTTTCGAGTGACCTCGCGCTCGCCCCGGAGCCCGCGGTCGAAGCCACACCGGCGGAGCCCTCGGGCCCCTGA